A segment of the Panicum hallii strain FIL2 chromosome 1, PHallii_v3.1, whole genome shotgun sequence genome:
CTCATACTAGTATCTGCAACTGAAGTACCTCTACGCCAGGAGGTTTGATTTGGCCCAACGCTTTAGCTGCACCAAACACAGCCGCAGAGCCTCCCATGTCAAATTTCATCAGCTCGATGCTGCAGCCTGGCCCAGTCTTAATGTTGTAGCCACCACTGGATTCATAGGTGAATCAAGTATAAGAGCAAGGAAAATTGTTAAGAAAAAGCTCCATCTTCATGTCTACTTCTATTCATTCCCTTTTTATAAATCCATGCGACATGCTGAATGTATTACAAACCTGTCAAAAGTTAGACCCTTCCCAACAATAGCCAGCTTTCTCTTGACATTCCCATCAGTTGGTTTGTAGCACAAGTGGATGAAGTGAGGAGGGTTAGCAGAAGCGGCAGCAACTGCCAAGTAAGAGCCCATCTTCAACTCTTTGCATTTCTCCACATCTAATATTGTGGCAGTGAACACATCACTGTATGTAGAAGCGATCTTTGATGCCTCCTCCGCAAGCACAGCTGAAAGGACAGAGAATGATTGTGACAAGTAAATACTGATCAGAAACCTACTGAGAGCAATCAAAGTTCTCTAAAGAAAATATACTGACCTGGGGTAAGGACATTGGCAGGAGAGTTCACAAGCTCTCTACCAAATATCACGCCTGACGAAAGATCGTTGGCATACTTAAGTTTCTGATCCACCTCCGGACCAGAACCCAGTCCAATAATATCAACCTGTTTCAGGTGCACCTTTTTTGATTCAGACTTGTATCTGCTGTCCTCATACAACCCGAGTACAGTTCCTGCAATTCGAACCAACAGAGAATTCAGCATCAATCTAATGCACTCAGTAACCATCATatcagaaaaggaaaagaaacatGAGGGGAATCAAGTACCGGAAGCAATTGCTGCTGCAGCAGTTAGCTTGAACTCCTCCTGGATCCCACTGGGGGAGGCAACAACAATAGCAGCGCTGCTAGCTTGAGCAGACTTGGCAACTGATGCGACAGATTCGCCAAGGCCCCGGCTAGCGGCAGCAGTGGACGGGGCGTTCTGGCCAAGACCAATCAGACCCACCCTCTTGAAACCCTGTCCCGCGAGGCGGAGAACCACTGATTGCCCGGCTTTCCCCGTGAAATCTtcctccgctgccgcctccGACAGGAGACCGCCGAGCTGGCTGTCCAGCTTCTTCAAGACGGCATTCTCGAATTTGGAGTCGGAATCCTTGGACAGATCCTTCTCTGTGACCGCGACGGCGAGAATATCGCCCTTCCACTCGGAGAATTCGATGTCTTTAGCGGAAAAAGTGATCTGGAAGAACAAGAGGAGAGCACAAGTTGAAGATCACTTCAGGAAAAAAGAAGGGACTTGGATCAAATCGGTAAATCTTAACGAAGATGCGGTTTTGGTTAGGAAAACGCTAATTTTGATCTCGATCCAGCACTTGTTTTAGCGTGTGAACAGTAAATCGTGATCAAGTCAACCTAAGACAGTACCAGCCTTTTTTTTCTGCAGATGCATGCTGGCTAGTGATAAAGCAGACGAATCCACGACGATTCGAAGCAGTAGATAGAAATCACTCAGAGTCACAGACAGGCGCCCCCACGCGATTACACACACACACCTGAGGCGGCTCGGCGGCGTTGGGCTTGGTgagaccgagagcgggttcggCGGCCGCCGCTGCGGCGGTGTGCCCCATCCGAGCGCGGTGACCGAGCGGCTGGCGGGCGAGGGGCGCAAGGGGTCGGCTCGACGACGAGAGCGCCACGGGCGGTGCGCGCGAGAGGCCGAGGCGCCGCAGCAGGCGCGGCGAGCGTCGGAGGAGCCGGGacgcgaggacggcggcggcagcggaggTGGATGCGGCGGTGGCCATGGGagcaggcggaggcggaggtATATATCAACCGCGGTTGCGTCCCCAGCCGTCCGATCCCGAACCCCCCCCCCC
Coding sequences within it:
- the LOC112887309 gene encoding leucine aminopeptidase 2, chloroplastic gives rise to the protein MATAASTSAAAAVLASRLLRRSPRLLRRLGLSRAPPVALSSSSRPLAPLARQPLGHRARMGHTAAAAAAEPALGLTKPNAAEPPQITFSAKDIEFSEWKGDILAVAVTEKDLSKDSDSKFENAVLKKLDSQLGGLLSEAAAEEDFTGKAGQSVVLRLAGQGFKRVGLIGLGQNAPSTAAASRGLGESVASVAKSAQASSAAIVVASPSGIQEEFKLTAAAAIASGTVLGLYEDSRYKSESKKVHLKQVDIIGLGSGPEVDQKLKYANDLSSGVIFGRELVNSPANVLTPAVLAEEASKIASTYSDVFTATILDVEKCKELKMGSYLAVAAASANPPHFIHLCYKPTDGNVKRKLAIVGKGLTFDSGGYNIKTGPGCSIELMKFDMGGSAAVFGAAKALGQIKPPGVEVHFIVAACENMISGTGMRPGDIVTASNGKTIEVNNTDAEGRLTLADALVYACNQGVDKIVDLATLTGACVVALGPSIAGIFTPSDELAKEVTAASEVSGEKFWRLPLEDSYWESMKSGVADMVNTGGRQGGSITAALFLKQFVDEKVQWMHIDMAGPVWNDKKRAATGFGVSTLVEWILKNSSS